A window of the Schlesneria paludicola DSM 18645 genome harbors these coding sequences:
- a CDS encoding restriction endonuclease subunit S has translation MATSNPGFQLGERCLVKSSKRVFAEEYVEVGIPFLRSKDVIDKALGVFSHYDLFISEERYRDLKDSHGSPRKGDVLISSVGNRSGQSYVVQDEGDFYFKDGNILWLSDFTDLDARCLSYWLKSSLGQHSLASVMIGSAQKALTIDALRKLRVTLPGFSEQRAIANILGVLDEKIDLNRRMNATLEGIARAIFQSWFVDFDPVRAEPINTAHEMGKRVAESLFPDSFENSSLGPIPKGWRVARVRDCCANIGNGGTPKRDVPDYWIPGSIPWLTSGEVRQSIVTSTEAYISQRGLENSSAKLWPIWTTVVALYGATAGQTCLVATELCANQACCGLIAKPNHRFFNYFYLSSSVEQMERQARGSAQQNLSKQIVEDLPVVIAPDAVLSEFELRVSPMVDRWIANLRESKTLEAIRDALLPKLLSGEIRVADAERRLQESI, from the coding sequence ATGGCGACTAGTAATCCAGGATTTCAACTTGGTGAACGATGCTTAGTGAAATCTAGCAAACGAGTCTTCGCCGAAGAGTACGTCGAGGTGGGTATACCATTTTTGCGATCGAAGGATGTCATTGATAAAGCGTTGGGTGTCTTTAGCCACTATGACCTGTTCATTTCGGAGGAACGATATCGCGATCTGAAAGACTCCCACGGCTCGCCACGTAAAGGAGATGTGCTGATCAGTTCCGTCGGAAACAGATCCGGCCAATCCTATGTTGTTCAAGATGAGGGCGACTTCTATTTCAAAGATGGAAACATACTATGGCTAAGCGATTTTACTGATCTAGATGCGCGTTGCCTTTCGTATTGGCTGAAATCCAGCCTTGGGCAGCATTCACTCGCATCGGTTATGATAGGCAGCGCGCAGAAGGCCCTGACGATCGACGCACTGCGAAAACTGCGAGTTACGCTTCCTGGATTTTCCGAACAAAGAGCGATCGCGAACATTCTTGGCGTGCTGGACGAAAAGATCGATTTGAACCGGCGGATGAACGCGACGCTGGAGGGTATTGCGCGAGCGATCTTTCAGAGTTGGTTCGTTGATTTCGACCCGGTTCGGGCGGAGCCTATCAACACCGCTCACGAGATGGGCAAGCGCGTCGCCGAATCGCTTTTTCCTGACAGTTTCGAGAATTCTTCGCTTGGACCGATTCCCAAGGGGTGGCGAGTCGCAAGGGTACGCGATTGCTGTGCGAACATCGGAAATGGCGGCACTCCCAAGCGTGATGTCCCGGATTATTGGATTCCAGGAAGCATACCATGGCTGACCTCTGGCGAAGTCCGACAGAGCATCGTCACTTCAACTGAGGCTTATATCTCTCAGCGCGGCCTTGAAAACAGCAGCGCCAAACTGTGGCCGATCTGGACGACAGTCGTTGCACTTTACGGAGCAACTGCTGGGCAAACATGTTTAGTTGCTACCGAACTCTGCGCGAACCAAGCATGTTGCGGGCTAATCGCAAAGCCAAACCATCGCTTTTTCAACTACTTTTATCTTTCTTCTTCTGTCGAACAAATGGAACGTCAAGCTCGAGGATCGGCACAGCAGAATTTGAGTAAACAGATCGTTGAAGACCTGCCGGTGGTAATCGCTCCCGATGCGGTATTGAGTGAATTTGAACTAAGAGTCTCGCCAATGGTCGATCGATGGATTGCTAACCTTCGAGAATCGAAGACGCTTGAAGCAATTCGCGACGCTTTGCTTCCGAAACTCTTGTCAGGCGAGATCAGAGTCGCCGACGCCGAACGTCGATTGCAGGAATCAATATGA
- a CDS encoding class I SAM-dependent DNA methyltransferase, whose protein sequence is MAKKRSAQNANGKGSGANLGFEAKLWLSADKLRNNMDAAEYKHVVLGLIFLKYISDTFDEHHAKLVAGDGDFEGANPEDKDEYLAANVFWVPKEARWAYLQSRAKLPSIGKDVDDAMVAIERDNPRLKAALNKNYGRADLDKHRLGELIDLIGSIQLIDVANRSKDLLGRVFEYFLTQFASAEGKNGGQFYTPSCIVRLLVEMLAPYKGRIYDPCCGSGGMFVQSEKFVEAHGGKLGDISVYGQESNPTTRRLAIMNLALRGIEADFGIENADTFRRDLHPDLRADFVLANPPFNDSDWFRKDDDVRWKFGVPPKGSANFAWVQHFIHHLAPNGFAGFVLANGSMSSNQSGEGEIRKAIVDADLVDCMVAMPGQLFYSTPIPVCLWFLARNKDDGKRRNRKGETLFIDARKLGVMFDRVHRDLTNDNIALIADKYHSWRGDKGHVKYADVAGFCKSTIASEIAEHDYVLTPGRYVGAEAVEEDDEPFDGKMKRLVAELNIQFAESAKLEAAIKANLEDLGYGD, encoded by the coding sequence ATGGCGAAGAAACGCTCGGCGCAGAACGCGAATGGCAAGGGGAGTGGTGCAAACCTCGGGTTTGAGGCGAAGCTTTGGCTTTCTGCTGACAAACTCCGAAACAACATGGACGCGGCAGAGTACAAGCATGTTGTGCTCGGTCTAATCTTCTTGAAGTACATTTCGGACACGTTCGACGAACACCACGCGAAACTGGTCGCGGGCGACGGTGACTTCGAAGGGGCGAATCCGGAGGACAAGGATGAGTACCTGGCCGCCAATGTCTTCTGGGTGCCGAAGGAAGCTCGCTGGGCGTACCTCCAATCGCGAGCGAAGCTTCCCAGCATCGGCAAGGATGTCGATGACGCGATGGTCGCGATTGAACGTGACAACCCGCGACTGAAGGCGGCGCTCAACAAGAACTACGGCCGCGCCGATCTCGACAAACACCGCCTTGGTGAGCTAATTGACCTGATCGGCTCCATCCAGCTCATCGACGTCGCCAACCGGTCCAAGGATTTGCTTGGCCGAGTCTTTGAGTACTTCCTCACGCAGTTCGCCAGCGCCGAAGGTAAGAACGGCGGCCAGTTCTACACGCCTTCCTGTATCGTGCGCCTGCTTGTCGAGATGCTCGCGCCGTACAAGGGGCGCATCTACGATCCCTGCTGCGGGTCCGGCGGGATGTTCGTCCAGTCTGAGAAATTCGTCGAGGCTCACGGGGGCAAGCTCGGCGACATTAGCGTGTATGGCCAGGAGAGTAACCCGACCACTCGACGCCTGGCGATCATGAACTTGGCGCTTCGTGGCATCGAGGCCGACTTCGGTATCGAGAATGCCGATACGTTCCGTCGCGATCTTCACCCTGATTTGCGTGCAGACTTCGTGCTCGCGAATCCGCCGTTCAATGATTCGGACTGGTTTCGAAAGGATGATGATGTGCGATGGAAGTTTGGGGTGCCGCCCAAGGGAAGTGCGAACTTCGCTTGGGTCCAGCACTTCATTCACCATCTCGCGCCGAACGGTTTCGCTGGATTCGTTCTCGCCAACGGGAGCATGAGCAGCAATCAATCCGGTGAAGGTGAGATTCGCAAAGCGATTGTCGATGCAGATCTCGTCGACTGCATGGTCGCGATGCCGGGACAGCTCTTCTACAGCACGCCGATCCCCGTTTGTCTGTGGTTTCTCGCCAGAAATAAGGACGATGGCAAGCGACGAAATCGCAAGGGTGAGACGCTCTTCATCGACGCCCGAAAGCTCGGCGTGATGTTTGATCGAGTGCATCGCGACCTGACTAATGACAACATCGCGCTTATCGCCGACAAGTATCACTCCTGGCGCGGCGACAAGGGTCACGTGAAATATGCGGATGTAGCCGGATTCTGCAAATCAACCATCGCTTCGGAGATCGCCGAGCATGACTATGTGCTGACACCGGGACGTTACGTGGGTGCCGAAGCGGTCGAGGAGGACGACGAACCGTTTGATGGAAAGATGAAGCGGTTGGTCGCCGAATTGAACATACAGTTCGCCGAGTCCGCCAAGCTGGAAGCTGCGATCAAGGCGAACCTGGAGGACTTGGGATATGGCGACTAG
- the darT gene encoding type II toxin-antitoxin system toxin DNA ADP-ribosyl transferase DarT: MTELPPIDIYHITHVNNLSGIIDDGCLWSDRRLVGVRDDRTMIGLSHIKQRRMEELPVHCHPGTFVGDYVPFYFCPRSPMLYFIHMKSSDLEYQGGQEEIIHLASTIQTSIFATPGQRWAFSDNNAGAGFAQFCNDLSQLRTFVNWDAVNAKWWRGQNIERSFMTKKMAEFLVHDCFPWSAVTKIGVINDAVARRVKGILESTEHKPAVIEERGWYY, from the coding sequence ATGACCGAGCTACCACCGATCGACATTTATCACATCACGCATGTCAACAACCTCAGCGGGATCATCGATGATGGCTGCCTCTGGTCAGACCGCAGGCTCGTGGGCGTTCGCGATGATCGCACGATGATCGGCCTGAGCCACATCAAGCAAAGACGCATGGAGGAATTGCCTGTTCATTGCCATCCTGGGACTTTTGTGGGCGACTATGTGCCGTTCTATTTTTGCCCAAGGTCACCAATGCTGTATTTCATCCATATGAAAAGTTCAGACCTGGAATACCAAGGAGGGCAAGAGGAAATTATCCATCTTGCGTCAACTATCCAGACGTCGATATTCGCGACGCCTGGACAGAGATGGGCATTCTCAGACAACAACGCAGGCGCGGGGTTTGCGCAATTTTGCAATGACCTTTCTCAACTGCGCACGTTCGTCAACTGGGATGCCGTGAATGCGAAATGGTGGCGAGGACAAAATATCGAGCGATCTTTCATGACGAAAAAAATGGCGGAGTTTCTCGTTCATGACTGCTTCCCTTGGTCAGCGGTCACAAAAATTGGGGTAATTAACGACGCTGTCGCACGCCGCGTCAAAGGAATCTTAGAAAGCACCGAACACAAGCCCGCCGTAATTGAAGAGCGCGGCTGGTATTACTGA
- the darG gene encoding type II toxin-antitoxin system antitoxin DNA ADP-ribosyl glycohydrolase DarG → MKSAAGITDPISRKFMMIEFVKGNLFDAEVDALVNTVNTVGVMGKGIALQFSREYPEIMKPYEDACKSGELQVGSVFTVALKTLTGPKYVINFPTKKHWKGDSKLEYIQTGLASLRSEIERLNIKSIAVPPLGCGLGGLGWSQVKNEIETVLKSLLNVRILVFEPVGKPDASKMAVVSKTPNLTTVNAALLELMRRYLSALMDDVVTLLEVHKFMYFLEEAGQPTELDYTKGTYGPYSKKLRFVLRKLEGHFITGFGDASEEPEKILQPMRGALDKAKAVLASDQGVQSRLQRVEKLIGGFETAFGMELLASVHWVAKHEEHRATTIDDAVRLIQQWNPRKKKMFAKEHIRVAWERLLANGFIGT, encoded by the coding sequence TTGAAGAGCGCGGCTGGTATTACTGATCCAATTAGTCGGAAGTTTATGATGATCGAGTTTGTGAAGGGCAATTTGTTCGACGCTGAAGTCGACGCGCTCGTCAACACGGTGAATACCGTCGGTGTGATGGGAAAAGGGATCGCATTGCAGTTCTCCAGGGAGTATCCGGAGATCATGAAGCCTTACGAGGACGCATGCAAGTCCGGTGAATTGCAGGTCGGAAGCGTCTTTACCGTGGCGCTCAAAACGCTTACGGGGCCAAAATACGTTATTAACTTTCCAACCAAAAAACATTGGAAAGGTGATTCAAAGCTTGAATATATTCAGACTGGCCTCGCTTCATTGCGATCAGAAATCGAACGCCTCAATATCAAGTCAATTGCAGTACCTCCGCTTGGCTGCGGTCTTGGAGGACTGGGATGGTCTCAAGTCAAGAATGAGATCGAAACTGTCCTCAAATCACTTTTGAATGTGCGAATTCTCGTATTCGAGCCAGTAGGAAAGCCAGACGCATCGAAGATGGCCGTCGTTTCGAAAACGCCAAACTTAACTACAGTTAATGCGGCCCTCCTTGAACTGATGAGGAGGTACCTATCAGCGCTAATGGATGATGTTGTTACTCTTCTCGAAGTACACAAATTTATGTATTTCCTGGAGGAAGCTGGGCAACCGACCGAGCTCGACTACACCAAGGGGACATACGGACCGTACTCCAAAAAGCTTCGGTTCGTTCTTCGGAAATTAGAAGGGCACTTCATCACGGGATTCGGCGACGCCTCCGAGGAACCCGAAAAGATTCTGCAGCCCATGAGAGGCGCTCTCGACAAGGCGAAAGCAGTGCTTGCCTCCGATCAAGGAGTTCAGTCACGACTGCAGCGAGTGGAAAAATTGATTGGTGGCTTCGAGACTGCCTTTGGAATGGAATTGCTTGCGAGCGTTCATTGGGTTGCGAAGCACGAAGAGCATCGAGCGACAACAATTGACGATGCTGTGCGCCTTATTCAACAGTGGAATCCGCGTAAGAAGAAAATGTTTGCGAAAGAGCACATTCGAGTTGCATGGGAACGATTGTTGGCAAACGGGTTCATTGGAACCTAG